The Carnobacterium divergens nucleotide sequence TCTAAAGCTTATTTTACCCTTATTATATTATAGAACCCTGCTAATAATCGCAACTATTTACACTTTTTTAGAACTATTTTTATTTAGCTCTATTCGTTAATAAGCTAAAAAACGATCAGAATCAACATACGATTCTGATCGTCTTTTTAAAAATTAAGCCATTCATTCTTTTTCTTTTCGTATTCATCTTTAGTAATCATACCCTCATCGTATAATTTTTTTAAATGAGACAAATCGTCTGTCAGTAAGTCTGGATTTTCATTGATTTTATTCGTTCTAGTTAACGTCATAATTCCTGCAATCACCCACAAAATCCCGTGAATGGAGGTAATTGAAAGACCTCCTAGAACTAAAATCGCTATTCCCCAGCCTAAACGGCCTTTTTTTAGTTTAAAAGCCGCAATAAAACCAAAGATAGAGGTTGCAACTAACCAAATGACTACTACAATCAAAATTCCGACTATAAAGGCTCCCTCAGATCCATCATAATAGCTTGTATTATAATAATCCGTATCGTACATTTGATTCATTTGAGAGGACATTCCAATTCCTGCTAAACCTGTAATGAGTATCACTACAAAAGCAAATAAAGCATTAAGAATAGCTCCTATCAGCGTTAATAGATATTCAGTTTGACGATTCATCATACTCACGATCTCCTTTTTCTCCAATTTCTTCTTTTGGCACCTCTTCTTTTATGCTTATTTCCTCTACCTTTTCAACTTGTTCTTCTTTAGGTGTATCTGTAAGCTGTTGTGCTGTTTTTAACCCTTTTAATTCTTGTTTTAATAAATAAATTTCCCGATCATGCTCTAGACTATTTTTAACTAATTTTGATTCATTAATGCCTTTAACAATTGCTTTTTTGATGATAAAATACCACATAAAAAACATGCCTACAATTAGTGCGATATAAAATAGTCCAAGAAACATAAAGAAATATGCACCTATCAGTGAACTCATTTTAATTCCCCCTATCTTTTATAGTTCTAGTATACCTTTTTTTAAAGGAACCGTCATTTTTTATTTGTTCCATAAATCATTAAAAAAAAGACCTGTTCCTCAAAGAAACAGGCCTAGCAGTGCTTATTCTAAATTTTTCCCATTTGAAGCTATCACGCGTTGATACCAATAATAACTTTCTTTTGGAATACGGCGTAACGTTTTTTCATCGTGCTCGTCACGATCAATATAAACCATTCCATAACGTTTTTGGTATCCATTTAACCAACTCAATAAATCTGTATAGCTCCATGTGCAGTACCCTAATACTGTAACGCCATCGGTAATTGATTCTTGAATAGCTTTTACATGGCGTTTTAAATAATCGATACGGTATTCATCATTGATTTTATCATCTGATTCAAGCTTATCAAAGGCTCCTAAACCATTTTCAGTAATTAAAATTGGCAATTGATAGCGATTTTCAATACGACGCAACGCTACATGCAGTCCTTCTGGGTCAATGGTCCAATCCCAATCTGTTGTTTCAGTAAACGGATTTGCAGTTGTTTTAAATAAACCTGGAATGCCACTGTCTTTACTGCTTCCTTTTTTTCCAGTAAAATTCGGTTTTGCTTCCCCAATGCCTCCATTTAATGGATTGTACTCTACAGTTGCCGTTTGATAATAGTTTAATCCCATAAAATCAGGCGTTGCTGCTTTTAACAGCTCTAAATCTCCTGGCAAAATAGTTGGAGCAATTCCTTCTTTGACTAAATGATTCATCACCACTCTTGGATATTCTCCCCAAGCATAAACATCCATCCAAAAATGAGACAATAGTTCTTCTGCATTTTCAGCAGCTAAAATATCCTTTGGATTCGGCGATTTTGGATAAACTGGCGTATAAGCAAAACTTGGTCCAATTAATGCATCTTCAATCGCTAACTCTCTAAACGATTGGATTACCTTAGCATTCGCCACATTAGCTATGTGATTGACTTCGTAAAATCGTTTTTCATCACGAACAGCAGGCGGATGAGTTCCCGTTTTATAACCTTGTCCCACAAAAACATTTTGTTCATTTAAGGTTACCCAATGTTTTACTCGATCCCCGTATCGCTTAAATAGAATAACCGCATAATTGTTGAAATCTTCAATGACCTCTCGACTTTCCCAACCACCATAACGCTCCATTAAAGCTTGTGGAATATCCCAATGATACAAAGTCACGACCGGTGTAATTTGGTAAGAAAGTAGTTCATCAATTAAACGATCGTAAAAATCCAATCCTGCTTCATTGATTTCTCCTGTTCCACTTGGTAAAATTCTGCTCCACGCAATCGAAAAACGGTAGGCTTTCAAACCTTGTTCTGCCATTAACTTGACGTCTTCCTTATAACGGTGGTAATGATCCACTGCAACGTCTCCATTAGTATCTTGAAAGGTAGCTCCTGGAACTTTCGCATAAACATCCCAAACAGACTCCCCTTTCCCATCACTATTCCATGCGCCTTCAACTTGATAGGCTGCGCTTGCACTCCCCCATAAAAAATCAGTTGGAAAATCGTTTAAATCCTTGTGCTCCATTCCAATCACTCCTAAAATTAGACTATACTTTTATATTTAAATTATAGATGATTACTCAAAAAAATGCTAGTTCGAATAGTTGTTTCGACGTAAATAAGGTTAAATTCCTTCTGATTCATTGGAATAATCCCACTACTCATACAATCATTTACATACGCTTAGTTTAATTGAAGCTACTTTCTTACTGATTCCATCATTATTAAAAAAAAATGAACAACCGCGCTTCATTCTCATTTAAACTCTATCTAATATTTAGCACAACTAACTCCTTGATACGCCATTTATCCTTTTTTATTAACAACTTGTTAAGATAAAAAAAAACAAGCATAAATCAATATACTTTACTTTTATATTTTGTCATTCACTTTTGTTCTTAAGTTCTGAACATCCTTTCATCTGATTGTTTGTAAACAGCTTAAACTAAGCTTTCCATTAAATTACCTTCTCTGTTTTTCTTCTGAAAGAAACTTTTTCGGAACAAGAATGTGTTCATTCTACAAAAAAATGAATACGCATTTTTTTCTTTAACGAGCGCAACTACATTTGTTATAATTTGATAATCAAACTAGCTATTAAACATCAAAAACGTCATCAAATTCGCTCTCATTTTATTCATATTCGCTATTTTTTAATTATTCTTTTATTTAACGACACATTTTGTTCACAAATTCTACACTAAGCTAAATAGAAAAATAGTGAATACACTCACATGTTTTATTATAGATATATATAAAGATAATCATTATTTTTATGTATACAAAAAATGAATAAAACCCACTTTATTCAACAAAAAAATATAGGATTGTTTTAAAATAAGCATTTCCAATAATTAAACGGGTCTTAATTATTCATTTTTTATATAAATCAGTTTTTCTTTTTTAGGCTTCCCTTACTAAGGTTGATCTATTTTTCACATTTCTGTAGTTTATCATTTTTAGTTATTATATTATTTATGGATATTATTCTATCTAATAGTTGGATTCACAATGATAATAAGATTAAAATTCCAACACAAATAGCTAACGTTTATGCTATAATATTGAACAGTAATTGATTATTATAATAAAAAAACTTCGATGTTAATAATACACACAGAAGTTTTTGGAATAAATTCAAAGTTAATTGAACTATATATAGCTGATATTGCCGTAGGTTGAAATTGAACCTTCTGCTAAACTCACTAATTCTTCAAATAACATATTTATTCCTCCCTCCCAAAAAAAATAATCTTTGCTTTTTGGAAAAATAAAAATAGAAAATAGCAAAACATTCGTTTTACTAACTCTATAATATAACATTTATTAATAAAAATCAACTATAGAAGGGAATTTTTTATAATGATTATCTTAGGAGATAAAGTTAAAAAATTAAGAATCGAAAAAAAATTAACACAAAGTCAATTAGCAGAAGGCATCTGTACTCAAGTTACTATCAGTAAAATTGAGAATCACAATAATATTCCAACGATGAATATTTTAAGCAAAATTTGTGATCGTTTAGGCGCAGAAATCAACGATGTTTGTATCGTTGAAGGAGATTCAAATACAAATTACAACCTATTTAAAAAAGTAGATACTCTTTGCAATCAATTGCAACATAAAGAAGCTTATGATTTATTAGTAAGTAGCATCAACGAAGATGAACTAGATAATATTCACGATAAAAAACTTTATTACTACTATGTTGGAATCACTCGCTTAATTGGTTTTAACGAGTTTGAAGAAGCTTTGCATTACTTTAATTTAGAATTAATCTTAGAACGTTCTTCTAATCTTGATTTTGTGGATGTTTTAGTTACAAATTCAATTGGGATTGCTTATGATTCAAAAAATGACATCAAAAAAGCTAAAGTTTATTTCGATAAATCAATTGATGATATTCAAGAATTAAACAAAGTTGAAGCAGATAACTTTACTAAATTATTGAAAATTTATTACAATGCAGCTAAATTCTATTCAAAAATTGAAATCTACGATAAAGCTATTAGTTTATCTGACATCGGAATTGACTTGTTGCAAAAAGACAAATCATACTACATGCTTGATTTCTTGTACTATGAAAAAGGCTTTAACTTATTGAAAAAAGGCAATAAAAAAGAAGCAGAAGAATTCTACTTCTTAGCAATGGCTTGTGCGATTATGAATGGCAATGACAATATTGTTACTGGCATTAAAGAAGATATCAAACAATATAAATTAACACCTTACAAATTCTAAAGAAAAAACCTTCTCAACTTTGAGAAGGTTTTTTTCTTTAGTTTATTTTTTTTAAAATAGCTTGTGCAGTAGCTAGGTTCATTTGAGGTGCTTTCCGTAATTCTGCTACTACTTGTTCGATTTCATCACCAGTTGCGCCTGCGTGGATTGCCAGTGCCTTTGCTTGTAGTGACATATGCCCTCTTTGGATTCCTTCTGTTACTAACGCTTTTAATGCGGCTAAATTTTGCGCTAATCCAACTGAAACAATAATACTTGCTAGCTCTGTCGCCTGATGAATTTGCAGCAATTCTTGATTTGCTTTCACAAGTGGCAAGACACTAATAGCGCCACCAACGGTTCCTACCGGCATGGGCAGGGTCAATTCTCCTGCTAAATTTCCCGCTTCATTCATAAACCAATTAGACATTCCTTTATAACGCCCTGTTCGACTCGCATAGGCATGGGCTCCTGCTTCAATGGCTCTTGTGTCATTCCCTGACGCCATTACTACTGCGTCAATTCCATTCATGATGCCTTTATTATGAGTAGCTGCTCGGTAAGGATCCAACTGAGCATAATAAGTTGCTTCTGAAATCCGTTTAGCAACTTCTGCTCCGCTGTATTCTCCAGTTGCTAGTCCGGTTACTGGTATCTCACATTTAGCGGTCACCAATGAAGCATCTCCATAGTTGCTTAGGATTTGCATCAAGGTACTTCCTTTAATCCAATTGGAAATCGGTTCAACTGTTGCTTCTAAAATTGTATTGATTGTATTGGCTCCCATCGCTTCTTGAACATCTACAATTAGATGCACCGTTAAGTATTCAGGCTCCAACGCTTCATTTTTAATGATTCTTGTCTCAACACGCTTTACGCCACCACCTCGCTTCACAATAGAAGGATGGGCACAGGACGCGATTTCAATAATTTCTTGTTCTTTATCTCGAATCATTTTTGCAGCAGCTTCGATATCTAGCACGTCTTTAAAAATCAATTGTCCAATCATCGCGCGCTCATGAATTTCAGTGGTAAATCCACCGCCACTTCGAATCATTTTTGCGCCATTGCTGCTGGCTGCAATTACAGAAGGTTCTTCCGTCACCATCGGCACAATCACATCTTTTTGATCAACTAAAAAATTTAACGCCACACCTATTGGCAATGGAAATTGGCTTAGTTGATTTTCAATCATATTGTCTGCAATTGTTGCATCTAGTAGCTGCTCTTCCATAAATAATTGTTCGCCATTTTCAGTTAAAAATCCCTTTTCAGCTAACAGCTTAATGCGCTCTTGGCGACTTTTTTGATAAAATTTTGAAATAGTTGAATCCATTTCAATTCCCCTCTTTCAACTAGTTTAGTGACGTTCAACAACCATGGCAACGCCTAATCCGCCACCAATACATAATGATGCCACACCCGTTTGTTGCTTCGTTTGTTTCAATTCGTATAATAAGGTCGTCAATACTCGCGCACCTGACGCGCCAATGGGGTGCCCTAAGGCGATTGCTCCACCGTATATATTGGTTTTTGCTGGATCAATTTTTAAATCTTTTACAACAGCTACTGATTGTGAGGCGAATGCTTCATTCAATTGGAATAAATCAATTTCTGATAAGCTATAGTCGCTTTTTTTAACAGCTTCTTTGACTGCATAATAGGGAGCGTATCCCATAATCGCAGGATCAATTCCAATTTCAGCGGTTGCTTTGATGGTTGCTAAATAAGGAATTCCTTTCGCTTCTGCTCGTTCTTTGGACATTAACACTAATGCCGAAGCACCGTCATTGATTCCAGAAGCATTTCCAGCTGTGACGGTGCCGTCTTTTTTAAAGGCGGGCTTCAAACGTTCTAATTTTTCCATTGATGTATCATAACGAATCGTTTCATCTTTTTCCATTAAAGTGCCATTTTTTAGTAAAACGGGAACTATTTCTTCTTGAAAGAAACCTTGTTCTTCTGCTTGTTTAGCTTTCATTTGTGAGTGATAAGCAAAAGCATCTTGTTCCTTACGGCTAACTTGAAATTGTTCAGCTACATTTTCTGCAGTAATTCCCATGTGGTACTGACCAAAGGCGTCAGATAATCCATCATTAATCATACTGTCAACCACTTGATCGTTGCCAAATTTGTGACCAAAGCGATGATTCTCCATTAAAAAGGGTGCCTGTGACATGTTTTCAGTTCCGCCAACCACAACGACTTCTGCTTCGCCAAGTTGAATTGCTTGTCTGCCTAACATCACAGCTTTTAAACCGGAACCGCACACTTCATTAATCGTCATTGCAGGAACTTCAAAAGGAATCCCTGCATGAATTGCAATTTGTCTAGCGGGATTTTGTCCTAGCCCTGCTTGTAATACATTTCCAAAAATAACTTGTTGAATATCTGATGTTTCTATATTGGCTCTCTTTAATGCATTTTCCACCACAATTTTACCTAGTTCAACAGCTGAGCTATCTTTTAAGCTACCACCGAATCTTCCAATTGGTGTTCGAACCGCACTTACAATTACAACTTCTTTCATAGCCCTCTCCTTTGAAAACATTTTGCCTTTATTATACCATTATTGATAGTCAAAACAACTTGTTGAATGCGGCCCTTTAAAAATTTATTAAAACCTTTAGGTTAACTAATGAAAACGCATTCTAAAATGAAAAAAAGAGCTTTTTTTTAAAGATTTTACTAATTTATGATGAAATTTTCTTCTTTCGGTTGTCTTTTAAAGTTATTTTTAATAAACTGGTAGTGTGAATCAAAAATATATAATAGAAAAAGGTAATGATAATGAAGATAGGAATCGATAAAATTAGTTTTTATACACCTGCTTTTTATGTTGACATGGTTGAGCTTGCTCATGCAAGAGGAATTGATCCAGATAAATTTACCATCGGCATTGGACAAGATAAAATGGCATTTCCGCCCGTTACGCAAGACGCTGTAACAATGGCAGCTAATGCGGCCCTATCGCTATTAGATGACGTCGATAAAGAAAAAATTGATTTGATTATTCTAGGAACAGAATCAGGAATCGATCAATCAAAAGCTGGCGCAGTTTATATCCATCGCTTACTTGGCTTAAATCCATTTGCGCGCTCAATTGAAATTAAAGAAGCTTGTTATGGCGCAACTGCAGGCATTCAGATGGCAAAGGAATACGTTGCAAACCATCCTGAAAGCAAGGTTTTGGTTATGGGTTCTGATATCGCTCGTTACGGATTAGATACACCTGGTGAATCCACTCAAGGAGCTGGTGCCGTCGCTGTCTTGATTACAAAAGACCCTCGCGTGATTGCCTTAGAAGATGACAATGTCTTTTTAACAGGGGATATTATGGATTTCTGGCGTCCTGTTTACTCAGAAACAGCCGTTGTAAATGGTAAATATTCAACTGAACAATACATTCAATTTTTTGAAACAATCTGGGCTGAACATCAACGTAAATTTAATGATTCATTAGCTGACTTTACTGCAATTTGCTTCCACCTACCTTATACAAAAATGGGACGTAAAGCATTAAATACAGTGATTGATTCCGTTTCTAGTGAGGATCAAGAACGCTTATTGGAAAATTATCGTTTAAGTACGCTGTACAGTCGCCAAATCGGCAATATCTACACAGGCTCTCTGTATTTAAGTGTGATTTCTTTACTCGATCACCAAACATCATTGAAAGCCGGAGATCGTTTAGGATTCTTTAGTTATGGCTCTGGTGCTGTGGCCGAGTTCTTTAGTGGGACACTCCAAGAAAACTTCCAAGATTATATTAACGCTAAAGGCCATCAAGATTTGTTAGATAAACGTAAAAAATTATCCATTTCAGAATATGAAAAACGATTCAATCAACAGTTGCCAACCGATGGTTCAACAATGAAAATTGAAAGTACCGATGATCCAGCGGCGATTGTTTTAACCGGAATTACAGAACACATGCGTCAATATTTAAAAAAATAAACACACCCGTCCAATTAAGATTTTTCTTAATTGGACTTTTTTTGGGAATTTTAAAAATAGTTCTATAGATACCATTCGTTATTAAAATGAAGTATACTTAATTCATAAGGAGGTGCGCAATGAAAAAGAAAACATACCGCAATACACCAGCTTTTACTTTACTCGCATGGGGATCATTTATTTTCTTTATTATCTTGATTACAATTGGTCTTTATACGCTAAAAGAACCGTTGATGGTAAAAGGCTATTACTTAATGGGAACCGTTGGAATTATTTCTTCTTCTTTCACTGTAGCAAAAGTTGTTCGTGATAATCAAGAAGACGAAGAACGTTATAAACAAATGTTTAAAGCTGTAGATGACGACGTGCATTTATAGTCTAAACATAGTCGCTAAAAAGATACTTTTTTAGTGGCTTTTTTAGTTCAGTTCTTTCTTCTTATTCTTTTTTCCGTTATAATCGAAGCAAGACTTTTTTTAGGAGGGATACGTCATGATTCATATCGAAAAAATACCTAATGGTGCATTACAAGAAAATTGTTATATTATAGCCGATGGCACAGATGCTTTGATTATCGATCCTGGTTCTGAAGCGGAAAGAATCATTGCAACCATTCAAACATTAAAGGTGATTCCTCAAGCTATTTTATTGACTCATACTCACCATGATCATATTGGCGCTGTCGATCAAGTACGGGATGCCTTTTCAATTCCTGTCTATGTTCATGAATCAGAACAAGCTTGGTTGAGTGATCCTGAAATGAATCTATCAGCACAATTTATGTCCGTTCCAGTTACTGCTCGACCTGCAGAATTTGAATTTACGTTATATAAAGAGTATGATTTTGGCAAACTGCATTTTAAAGTTGTACCGACACCAGGACATTCATTTGGTAGTGTTAGTTTTCTCTTTGGGGATTTCGTCATTGCTGGAGATGCTTTATTTAAAGGCAGTGTTGGGCGACCTGACTTGCCAACAGGGAATCTAGATCAGCTACTTAAAGGCATTAGAACTGAACTATTCTCATTACCACCAGAAACAATCGTATACGCTGGGCACGGTGATGACACCACTATCGGATACGAACAAAAAACCAATCCCTATTTTAATTAATCCGTTGCTTCCTTAATTTTAAGGAAGCTTTTTTGCTAAATTTTTTCCAAATAATTTTTATAGTAGCTCGCGTACTCTTTCATTCCTAAGCGCTTAAAGACTTCAAGTGAAAAGATACACATTTCTTCTCCTGCGATTTTATGACCTGTTTTAATGAGAAAGATTCCATTTAAAAATTCAATCGTTACTTTTTCAAAAAAAGCGGTCTCTTTTACTCCAATTGATTCAATTGTCTTTAAATACTTTTGTGCTTTTCTAATATTGTTATGATTAAAACAACACAGTACCATATTGATTAACATTCGCGCTAAGTCATCTTGATTTGCATTTAAATCACGGTATAGATAAACTTCCTTTAAGGCTTTTTCAATTAAGAATTCCAATGTTTCTAAATCGTAAATAAACATCATATTAGTGAAAAGTCGCAATTCATAATAGCCCCAATATTGAGTATTAAAAAGATAATACTTAATCGGCAACACTTTTTCTTCATTAATTTTTTCGTTCTTTACCCGACAAATCAAAGAATATACGAGCAAATGATTGTGTAAAAAGAAAATATCTTCCGTTGTTTCTAGTGCCGTAACCAACTCATCGTTTAATTTTTCTAATTCAACTAAATCAATTTGTTGAAAAGCTGCAATGATGCGTTCTTCCAATCTTCTTTTAGAAGACAAGCGGTACCCGTTTTTTATATAGTCAATCTCATCGTATTCGACATTTAAGTTATCTAATAGTTTAAAAAATTTCGTTACTGAAATATTTACTTTTTCCCGTTCATATTTAGATAAAAAAGATTTTGTCATTGTATTTCTACAGGCATTTTCTAAAGAATAATTTTTATTTTTTCGGAGTTTTGAAACAATTTTTCCATACGACATTTTATCACCTCTGTTATATTTTCAAGAAAAGAAATCGTTGTTATCTATAAGAATAGTGATCTTTTTTATTTCTGATAGAAGTGGTTTATTATTTAATTATTTTAGTTTAAATGTATTTGGTATAGATTCATTTTGTTCAACTTCAAACATACGCAGTTTCAATCCATGTTTAAACAACCAACTTAAAATAGGAGGACTAAATTTCTTGATGTGCAGTGGTGTATCTGCATTTTAAAATAGACTTACCTCTCTTTATTTAAACATTTCTTTGTACGAGCTTCTTTCATAGTGTATTATATGACACTTCAAAATACTTATGTTATATATATGCATACTATTAAAAATTAGAATTACGAACCTTTTAGTTTGAATAATTGAATTTAATTTTTTATTTTTTCTTATTTTACAAATTTTATTTAATTTTCTAATTCAATAAAAGTCCAATAAAAAAAAAAGCTAGAAATACTGATTAAAAACAGTATTTCTAGCTTTTTTTATTAGGCTAAACTTTGATGGATGAAGTTACACTCAACTCCACCGATTTTGTTCTCTATTTACTGATCCTAATTCGTTAGTCAATCAACTGATTAATTTTAATCCAATCGTCGAAACTAAAATAATGCCAATAAAAAATAAACGCAACGCACTTTTTGAATCACGATAAAATAAAATCCCTACAATCGTCGTTCCTACCGTGCCAATTCCTGTCCAAATTCCATAACCTGTTCCCATCGGAATCGTTTGAAGAGCATATGACAGCAACACTAAACTAATGCCCATTAAAATAACAGCAAAGAAAATCGCATTTTTTTTACCAATAGCCAATCTTTTTAAATTTATGACTCCAATAATTTCAATTAAGCCTGCAACAAATAATGCCAACCAATCCAAATGTCCCCACTCCTTATGCCTCTTTTTTTGTTTCAACCATTTTCAGTCCAACAATTCCTATCAATAATGAAATCATTAAAAAGGCTTTTAAAGGATAGATCGCTTCATCAAATAGCCAAATTCCTGTTAAAATCGTTCCTACTGTTCCAAGCCCTGTATAAACAGCGTATAACGTACCCATTGGCAACTCTTTTGCAGCCATCGTAAACAAACCATAACTTAAAATAACGCTCATAATCGTAATAGCCCATTCACCTATGTTAGTGGCATGTGCCAGACCTGTTACCCAGCCAATTTCTAAAATTGCACCTAAAATTACTAATAGCCAACTTTTATTCATAATTTCCTCCAATAATCTCATTGTTTCGCTTTCTATCTTACCATATTTTTACCTATGAAAAAAACTCCTTAACGGAGTTTTTTTGTAAGTCTTTTTTATTTCCATTCAGTGATTTTTTCAATTGGCAAACGAACAGAAGCATAACCTTCTTCATTTGCTTTTCCTATTGACAATACCATCACTGGTACATAACGATTTGCATCTAATCCAAAAGCTTCAGCTAACTGATCTTCTTCAAAACCACCGATTGGATTTGTATCATATCCGTATTTACGGGCAACAAGCATCAATTGCATTGCAACAATTCCGCCATCAATTAATAAAATTTCTTTTAATTTATCATCTGAAATGGTATTGTAGTGATTCGTTAACGCTGCGATTTGACGGTCTTTTACTTCTTGCGGCATTAAACCACGTTCAACTGCCGTTCCGTAAATTTCTTCACCAAAATCAAAACAGTTTCGATCGCCAAAGATTAAAATCATCGCGGATGACGTATCATTTTGTAAGGTATTAAAACGAATGATTGGTTTTAACGTTGCTTTTCCTTCGTCACTTTCGACAACTACAAAGCGCCATGGTTGCATATTCACTGATGAGGGTGCTAACGTTGCTTCTGTTAAGATTGCATTCATTTCTTCTTTTGATATTTTAACAGCAGGATCGTAATTTCGGATTGAACGGCGACCCGCTAAAATAGTATTAAAATCGTTTGTTAACATTTTTTCTGACACAATTTATTCCTTCTTTCAGTTTGGTTTTAATTCAGTTAGTAATGTGATGCTTAAAGGAGCAGCTAACCAGCTTGCTGCTTGTTGTTGAAACGTTTTAAAATGTTCACTTTGGTTGTGTGCCTCAATTGTAGCTTGATCTTCCCAAGTTTCTAACATCTTAAATTCATTTTCTTCACCTACAACTGCAACTAGCTCATATTGATGGTTTCCTGCTTCTTTTTTTGAAGCATTCACCAACAACTTAATCTCTTTTAAGAATTCAGCTTTTGCTTCTGGTTTTAGAGTCATCTTTGCTTGGATATGAATCATTCTCACATTACTCCCTTATTTATATTGTTCGATTTTTTTCGAACTAAAAGCATCATATCATAGTTTACTATTCATTTGCAAGTGACTAATTTAAAAGAATGAAATTTACTATCACTTTTTCCTAAAATATGATAAAGTGACTATATGAAAAATCAACCTACAGCTATTGAACCCACTAAAGAGTCGGACTTGCTTCATATTTTTCAAGCTTTGGGTGATCCCCTTCGATTAAATATTGTGATGTGCCTGTTAGATACAGATGGAAAGGGTTTGAAAAAAGAAGATTATCCAATTGCAAAATCAACGTTGTCACATCATATTAAAATTTTAAGAGAAGCTGGCTTGATTCATTGTGAAAAATCAGGAACTGCCCACTATTACTCTGTTCAAAAAACAGAATTAAACAACAAATTCCCAGGCTTACTGGAATTGATTCGCCAAGAAAAAATAGGAAAGCATTGAAAAAATTTTCAATGCTTTTTTGTTTTATTTTTTACTTAAATGATGACATAAAAAAAGCACTGACAAAAGTCAGTGCTTCTTCGACAGTATTTATTTGCATAAATAGGTCCCGTGAATTCCACAAAACAGAGGGGTCCAAACATCTACATCTTGTAGTTGTACTCGAAGTACATATGCCCTGCCTTTGTTCAATCACTAGCCGCCGCAGCGGAATAACTAAAAGTTATCTGATTGAGTCAACTCATCGCATGTAAGTAATATACCATGTTCTGATTGTGATTACAAGCTTTCCTTTTCAATCTCATTCGATTGTTGCTCTACTGCTAAGGTTTTTATTAATTCCGCAAATCTAGGGTCTTCATTAAAAGGATGAATGTAATGAAACTCACTTCCTCCGTTTTCCATAAAATAACCATAATTTTCAGATTCTATTTCTTCAATTGTCTCTAGACAGTCTGAAACGAAGCCTGGTGTAATCACCA carries:
- a CDS encoding hydroxymethylglutaryl-CoA synthase, whose product is MKIGIDKISFYTPAFYVDMVELAHARGIDPDKFTIGIGQDKMAFPPVTQDAVTMAANAALSLLDDVDKEKIDLIILGTESGIDQSKAGAVYIHRLLGLNPFARSIEIKEACYGATAGIQMAKEYVANHPESKVLVMGSDIARYGLDTPGESTQGAGAVAVLITKDPRVIALEDDNVFLTGDIMDFWRPVYSETAVVNGKYSTEQYIQFFETIWAEHQRKFNDSLADFTAICFHLPYTKMGRKALNTVIDSVSSEDQERLLENYRLSTLYSRQIGNIYTGSLYLSVISLLDHQTSLKAGDRLGFFSYGSGAVAEFFSGTLQENFQDYINAKGHQDLLDKRKKLSISEYEKRFNQQLPTDGSTMKIESTDDPAAIVLTGITEHMRQYLKK
- a CDS encoding YiaA/YiaB family inner membrane protein, producing MKKKTYRNTPAFTLLAWGSFIFFIILITIGLYTLKEPLMVKGYYLMGTVGIISSSFTVAKVVRDNQEDEERYKQMFKAVDDDVHL
- a CDS encoding MBL fold metallo-hydrolase; translated protein: MHIEKIPNGALQENCYIIADGTDALIIDPGSEAERIIATIQTLKVIPQAILLTHTHHDHIGAVDQVRDAFSIPVYVHESEQAWLSDPEMNLSAQFMSVPVTARPAEFEFTLYKEYDFGKLHFKVVPTPGHSFGSVSFLFGDFVIAGDALFKGSVGRPDLPTGNLDQLLKGIRTELFSLPPETIVYAGHGDDTTIGYEQKTNPYFN
- a CDS encoding Rgg/GadR/MutR family transcriptional regulator; this translates as MSYGKIVSKLRKNKNYSLENACRNTMTKSFLSKYEREKVNISVTKFFKLLDNLNVEYDEIDYIKNGYRLSSKRRLEERIIAAFQQIDLVELEKLNDELVTALETTEDIFFLHNHLLVYSLICRVKNEKINEEKVLPIKYYLFNTQYWGYYELRLFTNMMFIYDLETLEFLIEKALKEVYLYRDLNANQDDLARMLINMVLCCFNHNNIRKAQKYLKTIESIGVKETAFFEKVTIEFLNGIFLIKTGHKIAGEEMCIFSLEVFKRLGMKEYASYYKNYLEKI
- a CDS encoding DMT family transporter; amino-acid sequence: MDWLALFVAGLIEIIGVINLKRLAIGKKNAIFFAVILMGISLVLLSYALQTIPMGTGYGIWTGIGTVGTTIVGILFYRDSKSALRLFFIGIILVSTIGLKLIS
- a CDS encoding DMT family transporter, which codes for MNKSWLLVILGAILEIGWVTGLAHATNIGEWAITIMSVILSYGLFTMAAKELPMGTLYAVYTGLGTVGTILTGIWLFDEAIYPLKAFLMISLLIGIVGLKMVETKKEA
- a CDS encoding nitroreductase family protein: MLTNDFNTILAGRRSIRNYDPAVKISKEEMNAILTEATLAPSSVNMQPWRFVVVESDEGKATLKPIIRFNTLQNDTSSAMILIFGDRNCFDFGEEIYGTAVERGLMPQEVKDRQIAALTNHYNTISDDKLKEILLIDGGIVAMQLMLVARKYGYDTNPIGGFEEDQLAEAFGLDANRYVPVMVLSIGKANEEGYASVRLPIEKITEWK
- a CDS encoding putative quinol monooxygenase, with translation MIHIQAKMTLKPEAKAEFLKEIKLLVNASKKEAGNHQYELVAVVGEENEFKMLETWEDQATIEAHNQSEHFKTFQQQAASWLAAPLSITLLTELKPN
- a CDS encoding ArsR/SmtB family transcription factor translates to MKNQPTAIEPTKESDLLHIFQALGDPLRLNIVMCLLDTDGKGLKKEDYPIAKSTLSHHIKILREAGLIHCEKSGTAHYYSVQKTELNNKFPGLLELIRQEKIGKH